Genomic DNA from Nocardioides aquaticus:
TCGAAGGACGCGGCGAGCAACCCTCCCGAGACCAGGGCCACGAGCATCCGGACGAGCACGCGGCGAACCTACCGGGGCGGTGCTCACGCGGTGCCGGCACCCGTGGGTGCCGGGTCGGGCGGGACCGTGCCGGACACGGAGAGGATCCGGGTGCCTTCGGTCCGAGGCGCGCACGACCGGTTGTCGTGAGCGGCCCGTTGTCTAGGGACCCCAGATCCCCCCCGTCGCGCTCGCGCGGAATGGACCGGATCCGTGGACCGCGCGGAGGAGTGCTCGGCACCAGCACCCCCCGGTCACGGCCACTCGGACGCCGGTCCACGACCACGGCCTGCATGAGCGGTGGCCCTACCCTCATCGCGGCGCCCCGACCGTGTCAACCGAGCGCTGACCTGCGCGTACCGGTGTCGGTGCAGGTCAGGACGGGGTCCTGGGAGCCCGAATCGGACGTGATGTTGTGCGCTCCCCCGGCGTGTCGCGCTCGACACGCCGGTGGCCGGCGGTGCGGCCGGTGCGACCGGGCTCAGCCCGGGACGACCACGGTGCCGGTCGCGGTGGTCGCCACCAGCGGCTCGGCGAGCACGCGGGCCGCCCCGGGCCGCTCGGCGGTGGGCTCGCCCCGCGCGACCACGCGTACCTCGAGCTCGAGGCGGCGCGACCGGGTGCCGGCGCGCACGAGGACGGCCTCGACCTCGAGCACGTCGCCGGCCCGGACCGGCGCCTTGAACTGGACGTCGTCGTAGGAGGCGAAGAGCCCCTCGTCGCCGTCGACCCGGATCGACAGCTCGGTGGCGACGTCGCCGAAGAGCCCGAGGCTGTAGGCCCCGTCGACCAGGTTGCCGGCGTAGTGGGCGTGGCTGTAGGGCACGTAGCGGCGGTGCACGACGCGGGTGCCGACCGGCGACCCGTCCGGTGCGGGGTGCTGGCTCATGCGGGGCTCTCCTGGCTCTCCCGGTCCGCGGCGTCGGTCCGAGCGAGGCGGTGGACCAGGAACGAGGCCACCTCCCCCGGCGTGGTCCCCCGCGCGAAGACGCGGTCGACCCCGAGCTCGGCGGCCATCGACTCGTCGAAGCGCGGGCCGCCGACCACGAGCAGCGGGCGCCGCTCCTCGGGGTAGGCCTCCCGGAAGGCCGCGGACATCTCACGGGTGTTCAGCAGGTGCGCGTCGCGCTGGGTGACGACCTGGGAGACCAGCACGGCGTCGGCCTGCTCCTCCTGGGCGCGGGCGACCAGCTCGGGCACCGAGACCTGCGCGCCCAGGTTCACCGTGCGCAGCTCGCGGTAGTACTCCAGCCCCTTCTCGCCGGCGAAGCCCTTGATGTTCAGGATCGCGTCGATCCCGACGGTGTGCGCGTCGGTGCCGATGCAGGCACCGACGACGACCAGCCGCCGCTGGAGCGACTCCTTGACCGCGGCGTTGACCTCCTTCGGCGTCAGCAGCGGGAAGTCGCGCTCGACGACCACGACGGCGTCGGTGTCGACGAGGTGGTGGGTGCGGCCGTAGACGACGAAGAAGGTGAAGTCCGGGCCCATCGGCCGCGAGTGCGCGACCAGGACGGCGTCGAGGCCCATCTTCGTGGCCAGCTGCGCGGCCGCGCCCTCGGCGACCTTGGAGTGCGGCACGGGCAGGGTGAAGCTCAGCTGGACCATCCCGTCGCCGGTGGTGTCCCCGTAGGGACGCACGATGCTCATGCGCCGACCCCCGTCCCGGTCTCGAGCAGCTCCCGCGCGGGGTTGCAGTAGCCCGGGGCCGTCTCGGCGACGCCGTCCAGGCCCCGCCCCGCGTCGGCCGGGCGCTTCATCAGCCCGAAGGTCCCGTCGGCGATCGCGGCGAGCAGGCCGCCGGTCGACCCCGTGCCGTCGTGCGCCACGATCCTGCCCAGCAGGTCGATCGACTCCCCCAGTACGTGGCGGGCGCGGTTGGCGATCACGCCGTCGGGTGCCGGGTGGAAGTCCTCGTGCAGCGACCCGGCGGCCTCCATCACGTAGCGCACGTTCTGCAGCGCCAGGTCGCGGTCGGAGAGCCACGGCGTCACCACGGCCTCCGTCATCATCCCGACCAGCAGGATGCCCTGCCCGGTCAGCGCGCCGGCGAGGTTGAAGAAGCCGTCGAGCAGGTAGCCGCGGAAGATGTCGCCGGTCATGTGCCGCGTGGGCGGCATCCACTTCAGCGGCGCGGTCGGGAACAGCTCACGCGCGAGCAGGGCGTGCGCGAGCTCGAGCCGGAAGGAGTCGGGCACGGCGGGGTCGATCTCGAAGGCGTGGCCCAGTCCGAGCTGCCAGTCCTCCAGGCCGGCCTCCCGGGCGAAGTACTCGTTGAGCAGCTGGCTGGTGGTGACCGTGTGCGCGGCCTCGATGGCGTCGGCGGTGGTGAGGTAGTTGTCCTCGCCGGTGTTGATGATGATCCCGGCCCGGGCGTGGACCTGGCGGCTGAACCGCTGGTCGACGAAGGTCCGCACCGGGTTGATGTCGCGGAACAGGATCCCGTACATCGAGTCGTTGAGCATCATGTCGAGCCGCTCGAGGCCGGCCAGGACGGCGATCTCGGGCATGCAGAGCCCGGAGGCGTAGTTGGTCAGCCGGATGTAGCGGCCCAGCTCGCGGCCGGTCTCGTCGAGCGCGGCCCGCATCAGCCGGAAGTTCTCCTGCGTGGCGTAGGTGCCCGCGAAGCCCTCCCGGGTCGCGCCCTCCGGCACGAAGTCCAGCAGGCTCTGCCCGGTGGAGCGGATCACGGCGATCACGTCGGCGCCCTCGCGGGCGGCCTGCTGGGCCTGGGGGATGTCCTCGTAGATGTCGCCGGTCGCCACGATCAGGTAGATCCAGGGCTGCCGGGGTGCGTCGCCGACGGTGGCGACGAGGTGGTCGCGCTCGTTGCGACGGGCGTCCATCCGGGCCACGCCGACGGCCACCGCGTCCGTGGCCGCGGTCCGGGCGCGGGTGGCGTCGGCCCCGGTGGGCAGCCGGAACCGGACGGACCCCGCGGAGGCCCGGGCGGCCAGCGTGGCGAGGTCGTCGGCCTCGCCGCGGACCAGCGCGTCCCAGACCGGGAGGGCCACGCCGTGCGACAGGGCCTCCTCCCCCAGGTCGGCCCGCACGACGTCGAGCAGCCGGTTCGCCCAGGGCGTGCCCTCCGGGTCGGCGCCGGCCAGCCCGGCCAGGCGCAGCGTGGCACGCTCGACCGAGACGGTGGTGTGGCTCCGGGCGAGGTCCACGATCGGTTCCCCGGCCTCGGCGGCCAGGCCGCGGGCCCGCGCGACCAGGTCCGGGTCGAGGTGCAGCTTGCTGGCGCGGGGCGCCGTGGTCGTCCTCGTGGTGGTCGTGGTGGTCGTGGTGGTGCTCATCCGCGCTCCTCGAAGAGACGTCGTACGCCGTCGTGGCGTCGCAGCAGGTCCAGGGCCAGGTCGGCGTGGCCGGGGGCGTAGCCGTTGCCGACCAGCATCCGCACGTCGGCGGCCAGGCCCTCGGCGCCCAGGGCCGCGGCGGGGAACGAGGTCGCCATCGAGAAGAAGACCACCGTGCCGCCGTCGGCGGTGGCCAGCACGGCCCCGCCCTCGCAGCCGGGCACGTCGACGCACACGACCGTGACGTCGGCCGGTCCACCGGCGTCGGCGACGGCGTCGCGCAGCGCGACGGGGTCGCGGGCGTCGGCGACCGCGACGACGTCGGCAAGACCGGCGGCGCGCAGCCGGGCGGCCTCCTGCTCGTGGGGCACCACCCCGATCGTGCGGGTGGCGCCGGCCTCGCGGGCCGCGGCCAGGCTCAGCGACCCGGACTTGCCGGCCCCGCCGACGACCGCGACGACCGGACCGGTGCCGGTGCGGGCGAGGTGCTCGGCGCAGACCCGGGTGGTCAGGGCGGGGGCGCCGCAGACGTCCATCACCGACAGGCTCAGCGCGGCGGGGAGGTCGTCGGGCAGCCGGGCGGCCACGGAGCGGCCGAACAGCACGGCGTAGCCGTCGCAGGGCACCTGCTCGCCCTCGCCGTCCCAGCGGGCCAGGCCGTCCTCGACGACCAGCGGCGTCAGGGTCAGGGAGACCAGCGTGGCGACCCGGTCGCCCACCTCCAGCCCGAGGGTCGAGCCGAGCCCGACCTCCTCGACGGTGCCGACCAGCATGCCGCCCGACCCGGTGACCGGGTTCTGCATCTTGCCGCGCTCCTGCACGATCGCGAGCACGGCGGCGCGGACCGCCTCCCCGGTGCCGTGCTCCTCGCGCAGCTGGCGGAAGGACGCGGCGTCCAGGTTGAGCCGCTCCACGCGCACCCGGACCTCGTCGTCCCAGAGCACGGGACGGGTGTCCAGCCGCCAGGCGGCCTGCGGCAGCACCCGGGTCGTCGCGGGGTCGGGGTCGAGGACGCGGTGGAGGCCGACGGGGTCGCCCACGCGCTCCGGGGTCGTCGTGCCGCTCGTCGCGCTGGTCATCGCCACCTCCGTCGAAGGACACCGTCGGCGGCGTCCTGGTCGAGAGATCTTCCGGCGCGGGAGTGGATATGCCGGAGGATCTTCGCTTATCGTGGCACGACGGCGCACCAGCCGCCACCGCGACGCGCCTGCGCGCACACCCCCTGCTTGGCCGACCCGGATCCACGAGGAGCCCCATGAGCATCGAGACCTCCATCGGCCTGGAGACCGGCCAGCCGTACCCGTACCGCGCCCCGGAGCTCGTCGAGCCCGACTGGACCCGCTTCCCGGGGTGGCGCGACGTCACGGTCGCGGAGTGGGAGTCGGTGCAGTGGCAGCGCTCGCACTGCGTGAAGAACCCCGCCCAGCTGAAGGCGGTGCTGGGCGACCTCGTGGCGGACTCCTTCTACGCCGACCTCGAGCGCGACCAGGCCGAGCGGGCCACGATGTCGATGCTGCTGCCGCCGCAGATGCTCAACACGATGGCGCCGCACCAGACCCCTGGCCGGCCCGGGTCGCTGACCGAGGCCTTCCACGCCGACCCGGTGCGGCACTACATGCTGCCGGTCTTCTCCGACCGGCGCACGGACTGGCCCTCGCACCCGTACTCGACGCGCGACTCCCTGCACGAGCACGACATGTGGGTGACCGAGGGCCTCACCCACCGCTACCCGACCAAGGTGCTGGCCGAGCTGCTGCCGACCTGCCCGCAGTACTGCGGGCACTGCACGCGGATGGACCTCGTCGGGAACTCCACCCCGACGGTCGAGAAGCTGAAGCTCACCGGCAAGCCGAACGACCGCCTGGTCGCGATGCTGGACTACCTGCGCCGCACCCCGGGCGTCCGCGACGTCGTCGTCTCCGGCGGCGACGTCGCCAACATGCCGTGGCCCCGGCTCGAGGCGTTCCTGACCTCGCTGCTCGAGATCGAGTCGGTCCGGGACGTCCGGATGGCCACCAAGGCGCTGGTCGGGCTCCCCCAGCACTGGCTGCAGCCCGAGGTGATCGCCGGCGTCGAGCGCGTCTCGACCCTGGCCCGCGAGCGGGGCGTCTCCCTGGCGATGCACACCCACGCCAACCACGCCGCGTCGGTGACCCCGCTGGTGGCCCGGGCGACCCGGGCGATGCTGGACGCCGGCCTGCGCGACGTGCGCAACCAGGGCGTCATCCTCGACGGCGTCAACGCCGACCCGCACGCGCTGCTCGACCTGTGCTTCGCCCTGCTCGACGGCGCGCAGATCATGCCGTACTACTTCTACCTCTGCGACATGATCCCGTTCGCCGAGCACTGGCGGACCTCGGTCGCCGACGCCCAGCGGCTGCAGACCGCGATCATGGGCTACCTGCCCGGGTTCGCCACCCCGCGACTGGTCTGCGACGTGCCGTTCGTCGGCAAGCGCTGGGTGCACCAGCTGGCGTCGTACGACACCGTGCACGGCGTCTCGCGGTGGACCAAGAACTACCGCACCTCGATCGAGGCCAGCGACCCCGAGGCGCTGACGCGCACCTACCCCTACTACGACCCGATCCACACGCTGCCCGAGGACGGCCAGCGCTGGTGGGCCGAGAACGTCGCGCCCGACTCGGGGTCGATGACGCCCGCGCAGGCGGCCGCCATGTCGCGGCGTGCGGCCGCGCTGCAGGCGACCTGAGCCGGCTCAGTCGACGGGGCGGTTCTCGTAGGCCGTCGAGAGCACGATCGTGGTGCGGGTGGAGACGTTGGCCGCGGCGCGGATCAGGGCCAGCAGGTCCTCGAGGTCGGCCGGCGTCGCGACCCGGATCTTGAGGATGTAGGACTCCTGGCCGGCCACCGACCAGCAGGACTCGATCTCCTCGACGTGCTCGAGGCGCTGCGGGACGTCGTCCGGCGAGGCCGGGTCGATCGGGCGGATCGAGATGAAGGCGGTCAACGGCCGGCCCATCTCGGCGTGGTTGACCGTGGCGCCGTAGCCGAGGATCAGCCCGCGCTGCTCGAGCCGCTTGACCCGCTGGTGCACCGCCGAGGTGGACAGCCCGGTCGCCTTCCCCAGGTCGGTGAAGGACATCCGGCCGTCGCGGGCCAGGAGCTGGAGGATCTTGCGGTCGGTGGGCTCCACACCGGAAGGATCTGCGCTCACGCGGGCCAGCGTAGGGCTCCGTGCGGGTAGGCGCGGGGGATGCTCAGCACGCGGGCGCGGGGTGCCCCTAGGCTGGCGCTCGTGGGTGGAGGTCGCGAGGTCTGGCTCCGCCGGGTGCCGTCGGCCGACGCGCCGCACCGCGGCCTGGTCGGCGCCGTCCGCCGCCTGGCCCGCCGGGCGCCGCGGGCGACCTACGACCTCGAGGTCTGGGACGACGCCCGCCTCACCTTCGCCTGCCGCACCCCACGCCCCGTACGGCCCCTCGTCCGCCGCGCCGGGACGGGCCGTCCGGTCGCTGCGACCGCCGTGCGGAGTGCGGACGCGTCCCCGACGGACTGGGTTACGGTGCCGCGATGACCGCCCCTGCGCCGCGCCTGATGCTGCTCGACACCGCCTCGATGTACTTCCGCGCCTTCTTCGGCGTGCCCGACATCGCCGGCCCCGACGGCACCCCGGTCAACGCCGTGCGAGGGCTGCTGGACTTCGTCTCCCGGCTGGTCACCGACTACCAGCCGACCCACCTGGTCTGCTGCTGGGACGACGACTGGCGTCCGCAGTGGCGGGTCGACCTGCTGCCGACCTACAAGGCGCACCGCGTGGTCGAGGAGGTCGAGACCGCCCCCGACGTCGAGGAGGTCCCGGACCCGCTCGGGGTGCAGGTGCCGATCATCCAGCAGGTGCTGGCGGCCTTCGGCATCACCGTGATCGGCGCCCCGGGCTACGAGGCCGACGACGTGATCGGCACGCTCGCCACCGGCGCCGGGATGCCGGTGGACGTGGTCACCGGCGACCGCGACCTGTTCCAGCTCGTCGACGACGACGCGGAGGTCCGGGTGCTCTACATCGCCCGCGGCGTCGGGCGCCACGAGCGCGTCGACGACGCCTGGGTGGTCGCGAAGTACGACGTCCACGCCCGTCAGTACGCCGACTTCGCCACCCTGCGCGGTGACGCCTCCGACGGTCTGCCCGGCGTCTCCGGCGTCGGCGACAAGACCGCCGCCTCCCTGCTCGGCCGCCACGGCGACCTGGCCGGCATCGTCGCCGCCGCCCACGACCCCGACTCGGGCATGGCCGCCGGGCCCCGTCGCAAGGTCAAGGACGCCGCCGACTACCTCGCGGTCGCCCCGCGCGTGGTCGCGGTGGCCCGGGAGCTGGACCTCGACCGCTCCCACCTGGAGCTGCCACGGTCCCCGGCCGACCCGGACCGCCTGGCCGCCCTGTCGGAGCAGTACGGCCTCGACTCCCCCGTCGCGCGCCTCACCGCCGCCCTCGCCCGCGACTGACCGATCGTCGGCTGGGCGCCCACGCCGGTGGTCCGAGGAGGGGCGCCAGGCCCCGGTGGTCGAGGAGGGAGCTCCCGACCCGGTGGTCGATCAGCGAGCGCCAGCGACCGTCTCGAGACCCCCTCCACAACCACCACACCGGCCTTGCGTTCGAACGCGTGTTCGACTATACTAGATGCATGACCACCACCGCCGACGACGACAGCACCGGGCCCGACCCGACGCTCGACGTCCCGGTCGAGGCTGCGGTGCAGGTGGAGGCGGTGATGTCGCCCGACCCGTCGTTCTGGGAATGGGTCCACGCACTCGACACCACCCGAGAGACCACCCGCGTCGAGGCGCTGGCGGTGGTCAAGAACGCCAAGGCCGTGCAGGCCGCAGCCGACGTCGCGGTCCTGCAGTCGATCGTGGACTGGTGCGTGATCAACGAGGCCCTCACCGACGACGAAGCGATGTGGATCGCCGGGTACGGCGATTACGGCCTCGCCCTCGGCGGCATCGGGTGCCCGCTGGTCCGCGAGTCCGCGGTCATCGAGCTGTCCGCCGTCCTCGGGGTGTCCACCCGGTCCGGTGCAAACCAGGTCGCTGTGACGTTGGAGCTGCGCTACCGGCTACCCCGGTTGTGGGAACGCGTCCTCTCCGGGGCCTGCCCGGTGTGGCGTGCCCGCCAGGTCGCGGAGAAGACCATGGGCCTGTGCGAGGACGGCGCCGCCGAGGTCGACCGGCTCGTCGCCCCCTTCGCGCACTCGATCTCCTACGCCCAGCTGTCCCGGATCACCGACGAAGCACTCCTACGCTGGGACCCCCAGGCAGCCGAGGAGAAACGCCGCGCAGCCGCTGACGGGCGGCACTGCCACATCAACCTCGCCCAGCACCCCGACGGTGTCGTCGACCTCGACGCCGGACTCGACCTCGCCGACGCGATCGCCCTCGAAGCAGCCGTCAGCGACCGGGCGAAGACCCTCGCCGCCGACGGGTCCACCGAGTCGTTGGACGTCCGCCGCTCGAAGGCCCTCGGCTCCCTCGCCCTCGGCGAACAGACCCTCCCCGACGGCCAGGAGCAGGCCTCACCGGCGACCGGCAAGCACCTGGTGCTCTACGCCCACATCCCCGGCGCCGTCTTCAACCCCCTGTTCTGCACCACCAGCCCCACCAGCGCGACCCAGCTCTCCCGCCTGGACAACCGCCACCCCGCGAAAGGCCCGATCACCACCGCCCAGGTCCGCCAGTGGGCCCACACCGCCGCCAGCATCACCATCCGGCCCGTCATCGATCTGGCCGAGTCCATCCACTGCGACTCCTACGAGTGCTCCGACCGCCTCAAGGAACAGACCGCCCTACGCGACCTCACCTGCGTGTTCCCCTGGTGCACCAACCC
This window encodes:
- a CDS encoding OAM dimerization domain-containing protein, coding for MSIVRPYGDTTGDGMVQLSFTLPVPHSKVAEGAAAQLATKMGLDAVLVAHSRPMGPDFTFFVVYGRTHHLVDTDAVVVVERDFPLLTPKEVNAAVKESLQRRLVVVGACIGTDAHTVGIDAILNIKGFAGEKGLEYYRELRTVNLGAQVSVPELVARAQEEQADAVLVSQVVTQRDAHLLNTREMSAAFREAYPEERRPLLVVGGPRFDESMAAELGVDRVFARGTTPGEVASFLVHRLARTDAADRESQESPA
- a CDS encoding 5'-3' exonuclease encodes the protein MTAPAPRLMLLDTASMYFRAFFGVPDIAGPDGTPVNAVRGLLDFVSRLVTDYQPTHLVCCWDDDWRPQWRVDLLPTYKAHRVVEEVETAPDVEEVPDPLGVQVPIIQQVLAAFGITVIGAPGYEADDVIGTLATGAGMPVDVVTGDRDLFQLVDDDAEVRVLYIARGVGRHERVDDAWVVAKYDVHARQYADFATLRGDASDGLPGVSGVGDKTAASLLGRHGDLAGIVAAAHDPDSGMAAGPRRKVKDAADYLAVAPRVVAVARELDLDRSHLELPRSPADPDRLAALSEQYGLDSPVARLTAALARD
- a CDS encoding lysine 5,6-aminomutase subunit alpha, which codes for MSTTTTTTTTTRTTTAPRASKLHLDPDLVARARGLAAEAGEPIVDLARSHTTVSVERATLRLAGLAGADPEGTPWANRLLDVVRADLGEEALSHGVALPVWDALVRGEADDLATLAARASAGSVRFRLPTGADATRARTAATDAVAVGVARMDARRNERDHLVATVGDAPRQPWIYLIVATGDIYEDIPQAQQAAREGADVIAVIRSTGQSLLDFVPEGATREGFAGTYATQENFRLMRAALDETGRELGRYIRLTNYASGLCMPEIAVLAGLERLDMMLNDSMYGILFRDINPVRTFVDQRFSRQVHARAGIIINTGEDNYLTTADAIEAAHTVTTSQLLNEYFAREAGLEDWQLGLGHAFEIDPAVPDSFRLELAHALLARELFPTAPLKWMPPTRHMTGDIFRGYLLDGFFNLAGALTGQGILLVGMMTEAVVTPWLSDRDLALQNVRYVMEAAGSLHEDFHPAPDGVIANRARHVLGESIDLLGRIVAHDGTGSTGGLLAAIADGTFGLMKRPADAGRGLDGVAETAPGYCNPARELLETGTGVGA
- a CDS encoding Lrp/AsnC family transcriptional regulator; translation: MEPTDRKILQLLARDGRMSFTDLGKATGLSTSAVHQRVKRLEQRGLILGYGATVNHAEMGRPLTAFISIRPIDPASPDDVPQRLEHVEEIESCWSVAGQESYILKIRVATPADLEDLLALIRAAANVSTRTTIVLSTAYENRPVD
- a CDS encoding L-erythro-3,5-diaminohexanoate dehydrogenase, which translates into the protein MTSATSGTTTPERVGDPVGLHRVLDPDPATTRVLPQAAWRLDTRPVLWDDEVRVRVERLNLDAASFRQLREEHGTGEAVRAAVLAIVQERGKMQNPVTGSGGMLVGTVEEVGLGSTLGLEVGDRVATLVSLTLTPLVVEDGLARWDGEGEQVPCDGYAVLFGRSVAARLPDDLPAALSLSVMDVCGAPALTTRVCAEHLARTGTGPVVAVVGGAGKSGSLSLAAAREAGATRTIGVVPHEQEAARLRAAGLADVVAVADARDPVALRDAVADAGGPADVTVVCVDVPGCEGGAVLATADGGTVVFFSMATSFPAAALGAEGLAADVRMLVGNGYAPGHADLALDLLRRHDGVRRLFEERG
- a CDS encoding KamA family radical SAM protein translates to MSIETSIGLETGQPYPYRAPELVEPDWTRFPGWRDVTVAEWESVQWQRSHCVKNPAQLKAVLGDLVADSFYADLERDQAERATMSMLLPPQMLNTMAPHQTPGRPGSLTEAFHADPVRHYMLPVFSDRRTDWPSHPYSTRDSLHEHDMWVTEGLTHRYPTKVLAELLPTCPQYCGHCTRMDLVGNSTPTVEKLKLTGKPNDRLVAMLDYLRRTPGVRDVVVSGGDVANMPWPRLEAFLTSLLEIESVRDVRMATKALVGLPQHWLQPEVIAGVERVSTLARERGVSLAMHTHANHAASVTPLVARATRAMLDAGLRDVRNQGVILDGVNADPHALLDLCFALLDGAQIMPYYFYLCDMIPFAEHWRTSVADAQRLQTAIMGYLPGFATPRLVCDVPFVGKRWVHQLASYDTVHGVSRWTKNYRTSIEASDPEALTRTYPYYDPIHTLPEDGQRWWAENVAPDSGSMTPAQAAAMSRRAAALQAT
- a CDS encoding hotdog domain-containing protein, coding for MSQHPAPDGSPVGTRVVHRRYVPYSHAHYAGNLVDGAYSLGLFGDVATELSIRVDGDEGLFASYDDVQFKAPVRAGDVLEVEAVLVRAGTRSRRLELEVRVVARGEPTAERPGAARVLAEPLVATTATGTVVVPG
- a CDS encoding HNH endonuclease signature motif containing protein, whose product is MTTTADDDSTGPDPTLDVPVEAAVQVEAVMSPDPSFWEWVHALDTTRETTRVEALAVVKNAKAVQAAADVAVLQSIVDWCVINEALTDDEAMWIAGYGDYGLALGGIGCPLVRESAVIELSAVLGVSTRSGANQVAVTLELRYRLPRLWERVLSGACPVWRARQVAEKTMGLCEDGAAEVDRLVAPFAHSISYAQLSRITDEALLRWDPQAAEEKRRAAADGRHCHINLAQHPDGVVDLDAGLDLADAIALEAAVSDRAKTLAADGSTESLDVRRSKALGSLALGEQTLPDGQEQASPATGKHLVLYAHIPGAVFNPLFCTTSPTSATQLSRLDNRHPAKGPITTAQVRQWAHTAASITIRPVIDLAESIHCDSYECSDRLKEQTALRDLTCVFPWCTNPAVFADMDHVIPHPDGPTETGNVAPACRQHHRAKTHMGWNYNLLGPGLYLWTSPIGQRYLRSHAGTHPIDELPPGPPPDPLPEQPDTTPYQAPPPAPDDPDGAAEPPPRNDPPPF